The genome window CATTCCACGGTCATATCTCATAAGGCCCCTAAGAGTACTTGTTTGACTGTTGTATTAACCTGACTTACATTGTATAATTGTCACATTGTTAACAGTAAATGACAGAAAGGCAGATATGTTTGATCTAAGTAAATTGGGCGACATGACGAAGATTGCCGACCAGGCTAAAAAGGTGCAGGCGAGCCAGGAAAGATCTCAGAGAGAACAGATCGAGCTGCTTAAGAGAATCTCTTCCCAGCTTGAGGAAATATCGAACCTTTTGAAGGGAAAACAATAAACACAGAGATGCAATGGTCCCATCCAGCATAACCGAGAACGTAAGAACGATTCTTAACGAACTCCCCCAAGGGGTTCAGCTCGTTGCGGCCGCCAAATCCCGGACGGCCGAAGAAGTGAGAGAGGCTATAGACGCCGGGGTCGGGATAATAGGTGAAAATTACGTGCAGGAGGCTGTCAAGGCTCTTAGAGCAATTGAAAAACCGGTTAAATGGCATTTTATAGGCCACTTGCAGAAGAATAAGATAAACAAGGCCATTAAGCTTTTCGATATGATAGAGACGATCGATTCTCTGGAGCTTGCCCAAGAGCTTGACAAGAGATGCTTCTCATCCGGTAAGGTGATGGATGTGCTGATAGAGGTCAATAGCGGCAAGGAACCCCAGAAATACGGCATATTCCCGGAGGATGTGCTTTCTTTTGCGAAAGAGATCGCGCGTCTTGGCAATATCCGGTTAAAGGGGCTGATGACGATGGGGCCATTCTCTGGAGATCCGGAACAGGCGCGACCGTTCTTCACGGAAACACGAAAAGCTTTCGAGGAATTGAAAGAGGCCTCCCTGCCACGGGTAGAAGCAGTGTATTTGTCCATGGGTATGACGAATTCCTACCAGGTGGCTATAGAGGAGGGGGCGAACTTAGTAAGGATCGGCACCAAAATATTCGGAGAGAGGGATGTACGTTAAAGTTCTTTATGATGCCAAGGCCAAGAGAGGTCTGCTTTCAGGCAGGGGGTTTGCCTGTTTGATAGATAATAAGATACTATTCGATGCCGGAGGCGATCCTGAGGCTTTGGTCGAGAACATGGACAGGCTGATGGTCTCCATACCGGAGCTTGAAGCGGTCGTTATCTCAAGTGACAAATGGGATCATACAGGCGGCCTGTGGGAAGTTCTCAAGCGCAAGAAAGGTCTTAAGGTATACGCATGCCCAGTATTCAGCGAAACTTTCAAGAACTGCGTCAAGGAATTGGGAGGCGAACTGATACTTGTCGAGGGCCCTACCAGTATTACGGAGAATATCCATGTTACCGGGGCCATAGAGGCCAGGCATAATGAAACCGTGATACATGAACAGGCCCTTGTAGTTAACGGCGAAAAAGGCGTGTCACTGATCAATGGCTGTTCCGACGCGGGTATATTGAACGTTATACAAACAGTTAAAGCCCGGATGGACATTGACAAGATGTACATGGTAATCGGCGGGTTCCGTCTTGAGAGCGAAGAACGGGACGATATAGCAGCTACCATTGCCAGGCTTGAATCAATGGGGGTTGAGAAGATAGGTCCTACACATTCTACGGAGGATAAGGTCAACAGGATATTCAGCGGAAAATACCACGGGAATTTCATTCCCGTGATGGCCGGTCACATTATTCAGCTTTAACAGAGGAGAGAGGAAGATATTCTATGAACAAGTTACCGGAAGGGGTGCGTGACATTATAATAATCGGTGGGGGGCCCGCGGGACTGACAGCCGGTCTCTATGCCGCGCGGGCGGGCATGGATGTTCTTCTAGTGGAAAGCATGAGCGTTATCGGGCAGCTTACGATGACCGAGACAGTCGAGAATTATCCCGGCATAGAGAAGATCGGCGGATTCGAGCTCGTCTCCGCATTTAAGAAGCAGGCCCAGTCTTTCGGACTTGAAAACATGATGGGAACTGTTAAAGGCGTTGAGGCCGGACAGAAGCAGGGATTGCCTCTGTGGAAAGTCCACGATGAAAATGCTGTTCATGAGGCGTTGTCGATCATAGTCACCAGTGGGGCCAGGCCGAAAAAACTGGAAGTAGCCGGAGAAACAGAGTTCTTGGGCAAAGGCGTATCCTATTGCGCTACATGCGACGGAGCATTCTTCCGTGAAAAGGACATCGTTGTTGTCGGCGGTGGGGATGCCGCTGTCGAAGAAGCGCTTTTTCTGACAAAATTCGGGAAAAAGGTGACCCTGGTTCACCGCAGAAACCGTCTTAGAGCCGCACGGGTCTTGCAACAGAGGGCTCTGAACAATGATAAGATGGATTTTGTATGGGAGTCGGTGGTTGAAAGAATAAACGGGAAAGATGCAGTTGAAAGTATTACACTGAAGAACAGGAGCACCGGAAAGAATTCGGAATTACCCTGTAACGGTGTCTTCATATTCGTCGGGTGGCATCCTAATACGGAATTTCTCGGCGACAAGGTCGATATGAACGACCGTGGTGCTATAACAGTAGACAGCAACATGAGAACTTCCAGAGATGGTATTTTTGCCGCAGGTGACTGCACTAGCAAGCTTTTGCATCAGGTAGTCACTGCCTGCGGGGACGGAGCGACCGCCGCGTATGCGTCGCAGCAATACGTGGAAGAGCTCAAGGGTGTAGCTTATAAGTAAAGGAGGATATACATGCGTTCAGACAAAATGAAAAAAGGGATAGAAAGAGCTCCACACAGATCTCTGTTTAAAGCTCTTGCCTTTACGGACGAGGAGCTTAATCGCCCCATAATAGGCATAGCCAATTCAGCCAGTGAAGTGATACCGGGACATAATCACCTGAGAGATATCGGCGAATCGGCGAAGGCCGGGATCCGAATGGCGGGAGGAACACCCATGGAATTCAATACCATAGGTGTTTGTGACGGTATCGCGATGGGGCATCAGGGTATGAAGTATTCTCTTCCTTCAAGGGAGCTTATAGCAGATTCGGTCGAAATAATGGCAACAGCATATCCCATAGATGGTCTTATATGCATATGTGATTGCGACAAGATCGTTCCGGGGATGATGATGGCTATGCTGAGGGTCAACGTGCCGGCTATTCTTGTTAGTGGGGGGCCGATGATGGCCGGATGTGTTAACAAAGAGGCGATCGATCTCATATCCGTCTTTGAGGGTATAGGCGCTCTTGCATCGAAGAAGATAAACGAGGAGGTCCTCAAACAGCTTGAGAATGAGGCCTGTCCGGGATCCGGTTCCTGTTCGGGCATGTTCACGGCTAATTCGATGAACTGTCTGAGCGAAGCGCTAGGCTTAAGTCTGCCTGGTAATGGGACAATACCTGCGGTTATGGCTAAAAGACTTCGCCTGGCGAAGTCTGCCGGAATGAAGATCCTGGAACTTGTTGAGAAGAACATCAGGCCTCGTGATATTGTCACCCAAAGCAGTTTGGTCAATGCCATTACCGTCGAAATGGCGCTTGGAAGCTCGACGAATACGGTTCTTCATCTTCCGGCGATAGCCAACGAAGCGGGGATAAAGCTTGATCTTGACCTTTTCAATAAGATCAGCGAGCGCACTCCCAATCTTTGCCGTATTTCGCCTGCTGGATCGCAGCATCTGCAGGATCTGGACGCGGCAGGCGGTATACCGGCTGTGATGTCCGAGCTCAATAAAAAGGCGCTATTGGACACCGGTGCGGTCACAGTGACCGGGGCGAAGCTCAAAGATACTATTGATTCGGCAGAGAACATGGATCCGGAGGTCATCCGTCCAATTGATTCACCGTACACGCCGGATGGCGGATTATGTATACTGTTCGGTAATCTTGCCACAGCGGGTGCGGTCGTCAAAAAATCCGCGGTCGATGAGAGCATGCTCGTTCATGAGGGTCCAGCGCGTGTCTTTGATTCTGAAGATGATGCGATGAAGGCGATAATGAGCGCCCAGATCAAAAAAGGCGACGTGGTGGTTATCCGTTATGAAGGTCCTAAAGGCGGTCCGGGAATGCGCGAGATGCTTGGGCCGACCTCTGCCATAGCCGGTGAGGGGCTGGATAAGGACGTCGCACTTATCACTGACGGCAGGTTCTCCGGGGGAACGCGCGGGGCGGCCATAGGTCAT of Candidatus Omnitrophota bacterium contains these proteins:
- a CDS encoding YggS family pyridoxal phosphate-dependent enzyme; protein product: MVPSSITENVRTILNELPQGVQLVAAAKSRTAEEVREAIDAGVGIIGENYVQEAVKALRAIEKPVKWHFIGHLQKNKINKAIKLFDMIETIDSLELAQELDKRCFSSGKVMDVLIEVNSGKEPQKYGIFPEDVLSFAKEIARLGNIRLKGLMTMGPFSGDPEQARPFFTETRKAFEELKEASLPRVEAVYLSMGMTNSYQVAIEEGANLVRIGTKIFGERDVR
- the trxB gene encoding thioredoxin-disulfide reductase; protein product: MNKLPEGVRDIIIIGGGPAGLTAGLYAARAGMDVLLVESMSVIGQLTMTETVENYPGIEKIGGFELVSAFKKQAQSFGLENMMGTVKGVEAGQKQGLPLWKVHDENAVHEALSIIVTSGARPKKLEVAGETEFLGKGVSYCATCDGAFFREKDIVVVGGGDAAVEEALFLTKFGKKVTLVHRRNRLRAARVLQQRALNNDKMDFVWESVVERINGKDAVESITLKNRSTGKNSELPCNGVFIFVGWHPNTEFLGDKVDMNDRGAITVDSNMRTSRDGIFAAGDCTSKLLHQVVTACGDGATAAYASQQYVEELKGVAYK
- the ilvD gene encoding dihydroxy-acid dehydratase, which gives rise to MRSDKMKKGIERAPHRSLFKALAFTDEELNRPIIGIANSASEVIPGHNHLRDIGESAKAGIRMAGGTPMEFNTIGVCDGIAMGHQGMKYSLPSRELIADSVEIMATAYPIDGLICICDCDKIVPGMMMAMLRVNVPAILVSGGPMMAGCVNKEAIDLISVFEGIGALASKKINEEVLKQLENEACPGSGSCSGMFTANSMNCLSEALGLSLPGNGTIPAVMAKRLRLAKSAGMKILELVEKNIRPRDIVTQSSLVNAITVEMALGSSTNTVLHLPAIANEAGIKLDLDLFNKISERTPNLCRISPAGSQHLQDLDAAGGIPAVMSELNKKALLDTGAVTVTGAKLKDTIDSAENMDPEVIRPIDSPYTPDGGLCILFGNLATAGAVVKKSAVDESMLVHEGPARVFDSEDDAMKAIMSAQIKKGDVVVIRYEGPKGGPGMREMLGPTSAIAGEGLDKDVALITDGRFSGGTRGAAIGHISPEAQDGGVIAVVKEGDRIRIDIPNKKLELMLDEAEISKRLKAWEQPEYKVKEGYLYRYAKQVTSASTGAIFKSD